A stretch of Eschrichtius robustus isolate mEscRob2 chromosome 6, mEscRob2.pri, whole genome shotgun sequence DNA encodes these proteins:
- the TRMT10C gene encoding tRNA methyltransferase 10 homolog C — MSVSITFLRPFARVLVPFTLHRKKRVLYSTTLQRYTSSKIPAVSYPNKESTSPPEELELDRWKITMKSNVQEEGVSTVSSSKDEDPLAATRELIEMWRLLRREVPEHISEEELKTVMECVSKSSKRKYLKYLYIKEKMKKAKQIKKEMKIAAKEQIKKDQLPETTKEDKQQNFLFLRLWDRNMDIAMGWKGAQAMQFGQPLVFDMAYDDYMKPKELQNAVSQLLESEGWNRRNVDPFHIYFCSLKTGGAYYRELVKRYGEKWNKLLLTATEKSHVDLFPKDSIIYLTSDSPNVMTTFKHDKIYVVGSFVDKNMQPGTSLAKAKRLKLATECLPLDKYLQWDTGTKNLTLDQMIRILLCLKNTGSWEEALKFVPRRKHTGYLEISQHSQEFFNRMKSKTFNSFPRGSVDRHRKGSLNENI, encoded by the coding sequence ATGAGTGTCAGTATCACCTTCTTAAGACCTTTTGCCAGAGTTTTGGTGCCATTTACCCTTCATAGGAAGAAAAGGGTTTTATATTCAACAACTCTGCAGAGATACACATCTTCCAAAATACCAGCTGTGTCCTATCCTAATAAGGAGAGTACATCACCTCCTGAAGAGCTGGAGTTGGATAGGTGGAAAATTACAATGAAATCTAATGTGCAAGAAGAGGGTGTTTCAACAGTCTCAAGTAGCAAGGATGAAGATCCTCTAGCTGCCACCAGGGAATTAATTGAGATGTGGAGATTGCTTCGCAGAGAAGTACCAGAACACATCAGTGAAGAAGAGCTCAAAACTGTTATGGAATGTGTTTCTaaatcatcaaaaagaaaatatttaaaatatttatatattaaggaaaaaatgaaaaaagccaagcaaataaaaaaggaaatgaaaatagcagcaaaagaacaaataaaaaaagatcaGCTACCAGAAACCACTAAGGAAGATAAACAGCAAAACTTTCTGTTTCTACGACTTTGGGATAGGAATATGGATATTGCAATGGGCTGGAAGGGTGCCCAGGCCATGCAGTTTGGACAACCTTTGGTTTTTGACATGGCTTATGACGACTATATGAAACCAAAAGAACTGCAGAATGCTGTTTCCCAACTTTTAGAAAGTGAAGGATGGAACAGAAGAAATGTTGATcctttccatatttatttctgCAGTCTTAAAACAGGTGGTGCCTACTATAGAGAGTTAGTTAAACGTTATGGAGAAAAGTGGAACAAATTGCTTTTAACAGCAACAGAAAAGTCTCATGTAGATTTATTTCCAAAGGATAGTATTATATATTTAACTTCAGATTCTCCCAACGTTATGACTACTTTCAAGCATGACAAAATTTATGTAGTGGGATCTTTTGTTGATAAGAATATGCAGCCAGGCACATCCCTAGCCAAAGCAAAACGGCTGAAGCTGGCAACAGAATGCCTTCCATTAGATAAATATTTGCAGTGGGACACTGGCACCAAAAATCTCACCTTAGATCAAATGATACGTATTTTGTTATGTCTGAAGAACACTGGTAGTTGGGAAGAGGCTCTGAAGTTCgttcctaggagaaaacatactGGTTATCTGGAGATTTCTCAGCATTCTCAAGAGTTTTTCAACAGAATGAAGTCAAAGACTTTTAATTCATTTCCAAGAGGCTCTGTAGATAGACACAGAAAAGGTAGCTTGAATGAGAATATTTGA